One window of Cohnella hashimotonis genomic DNA carries:
- a CDS encoding cache domain-containing sensor histidine kinase, producing the protein MKLIARFSHLGIATKQFFYMFLVTLLLFLLLAWSNLSEAETLLKDQVTKDAELLVARTNQYIDATLDNVENILLLLSTRQDWLAGGDEAEAVRTLQSFADYNSSVVRTLYFVRSDGKVFSNTQVNYDIIGNPHLKALYAQALDNYGSIQVSEPYVSPLSGRTLAYMMPIKDRNNEVQGVIIAELGLDLLVSRISPLIYQSFALVTANGNVINRMEAGERLLPVKPGTYPPELLPAFTAKLPGLKTGADDMSVNGERLIAVKSAKNRLGWSLIAFIPEDSFYKDLQPLYGNYRNATMLWVVILLFSAYMLSRTLTRPIRGLVNKMDRLHDFEVVAKLPENRRDEIGKLARSLNAMLARIQHLLHETKRAEEKKKEYELKMLRSQIAPHFLYNTLACISSMAKQQKIDDVRQTIRSLVGLLTFSFDRQSEFVALEEELEGLRMYMHIQQVRYGAKYGCRIEVEPQLLQQRILKLTLQPLVENALFHGLAPKGGGSVIVTASVHDGRLRLYVRDDGIGMSRSDIRDVYRKQAAEPSRHSFTGIGFANVHERIRIHFGEPYGLRIGGRKGVGTVVRVELPMSLQS; encoded by the coding sequence ATGAAGCTCATTGCCCGGTTTAGCCATTTGGGAATCGCCACGAAGCAGTTTTTTTATATGTTTCTGGTCACGCTGCTTCTCTTTCTGCTGCTGGCCTGGAGCAATCTGAGCGAAGCGGAGACGCTGCTCAAGGATCAGGTCACAAAGGATGCGGAGCTGCTGGTGGCGAGGACGAATCAGTATATCGACGCAACGCTCGACAACGTCGAAAACATTTTGCTGCTGCTCTCGACGAGACAGGACTGGCTTGCGGGCGGCGACGAGGCGGAGGCGGTACGCACGCTGCAGAGCTTCGCCGATTATAACAGCTCGGTCGTCCGGACGCTGTACTTCGTGCGGAGCGACGGCAAGGTTTTCTCCAATACGCAGGTCAATTACGACATTATCGGCAATCCCCATCTGAAGGCGCTTTATGCGCAGGCGTTAGATAATTATGGCTCGATTCAGGTCAGCGAACCGTACGTTTCTCCGCTGTCCGGACGTACGCTCGCCTACATGATGCCGATCAAGGACCGAAATAATGAAGTGCAGGGCGTCATCATCGCCGAGCTCGGCCTCGATCTTCTCGTATCCCGCATTTCTCCGCTTATCTATCAATCCTTCGCGCTCGTTACCGCAAACGGGAACGTCATCAACCGGATGGAGGCAGGCGAACGGCTGCTTCCCGTCAAGCCGGGAACCTATCCGCCCGAACTGCTTCCCGCGTTTACGGCGAAGCTGCCCGGTCTTAAAACCGGAGCGGACGACATGTCCGTAAACGGAGAACGGCTCATCGCCGTGAAATCGGCGAAAAACCGGCTGGGCTGGTCGCTGATCGCGTTTATCCCGGAAGACAGCTTCTACAAGGATTTGCAGCCGCTCTACGGCAATTACCGCAATGCGACGATGCTTTGGGTCGTTATATTGCTCTTCAGCGCTTATATGCTGTCGCGGACGCTGACGAGGCCGATCCGGGGGCTTGTGAACAAAATGGATCGACTGCATGACTTCGAGGTCGTTGCCAAGCTGCCCGAGAACCGCCGGGACGAGATCGGCAAGCTTGCGAGAAGTCTCAACGCGATGCTGGCGCGTATCCAGCATCTGCTTCACGAGACGAAACGCGCGGAGGAAAAAAAGAAAGAATACGAGCTGAAAATGCTGCGCAGTCAGATCGCCCCCCATTTTTTGTACAATACGCTCGCTTGTATCAGCAGCATGGCCAAGCAGCAGAAGATCGACGACGTCCGGCAGACGATTCGATCCCTGGTCGGCCTGCTTACGTTCAGCTTCGACCGGCAGAGCGAATTCGTCGCCCTGGAGGAGGAGCTTGAAGGTCTTCGCATGTACATGCATATTCAGCAGGTCCGCTACGGGGCCAAGTACGGCTGCCGGATCGAGGTCGAGCCGCAGCTGCTGCAGCAGCGAATATTGAAGCTCACCCTGCAGCCCCTCGTCGAAAATGCGTTGTTCCACGGCCTTGCGCCGAAGGGCGGAGGCAGCGTCATCGTGACGGCGAGCGTCCATGACGGGAGGCTGCGTTTGTACGTCCGCGACGACGGCATCGGCATGAGCCGAAGCGATATTCGGGATGTCTACCGCAAGCAGGCCGCCGAGCCTTCCCGGCATTCCTTCACGGGTATCGGGTTCGCGAATGTCCATGAACGCATTCGCATCCATTTCGGCGAGCCGTACGGCTTGCGCATCGGCGGACGAAAGGGCGTCGGCACCGTCGTGCGCGTCGAGCTGCCTATGTCCCTTCAAAGCTAA
- a CDS encoding response regulator transcription factor, which yields MTMRPIGVLIVDDEYPIREELRAFPWESCGATLIGEAENGEEALSLCEKHSPDIVVTDITMPIMDGLTFIRELRKSHPVTQIILLTCHSDFGYAREAIALGASDYILKVSLDEEELKRAIRKAGEKLQRERIHLGREMMLRKLKAAKGFEMRLKERPDANGRERRTAQADIAPEDWTLLGFSDERQSLRFVLLWLTATEDELPSAQESVQEALLDFERRTPSCKTWFPMRGGEYALWFSEAEEPEAVGLRLERLLGSLPAEAEGKEGAPVGKRGIGLSATVGGLAVSRADVWALLAAASWWREADFYDAVSAPRIKIGSPKPLSELEPAHRRHLSGLLGQAGANADRLLRTMQDEIGPWCADRRFRPAALKRWLAGWTSEWLSRSRPGSPDPHAELVGASDWGELEARWAGIVRAVPAAGPRREIVEARAWIEAHLQEPMSLPIVAAQIGLGPEYFGRLFKEETGESVHQLVLRLRMEKAMKLLRETDMKVYEVAEAVGIPNYRYFTSTFRTWAGAAPTDVKRLGSRAE from the coding sequence ATGACGATGAGACCGATTGGCGTATTGATTGTGGACGACGAATATCCGATCCGCGAGGAGCTGCGCGCGTTTCCGTGGGAGTCCTGCGGCGCGACGCTGATCGGCGAGGCGGAAAATGGCGAGGAGGCGCTGTCTCTATGCGAGAAGCATTCGCCGGACATTGTCGTGACCGATATTACGATGCCGATTATGGACGGCTTAACCTTTATCCGGGAGCTGCGCAAAAGCCATCCCGTCACGCAGATCATACTGCTGACGTGCCATAGCGACTTCGGATATGCGAGGGAAGCGATCGCGCTCGGCGCGTCGGATTACATCCTGAAGGTGTCGCTGGACGAGGAAGAGCTGAAGCGGGCGATTCGAAAGGCCGGCGAGAAACTGCAGCGGGAGCGGATACACTTGGGCAGAGAAATGATGCTCCGCAAGCTGAAGGCGGCGAAAGGATTTGAGATGCGGTTGAAGGAGCGCCCCGACGCAAACGGCAGAGAGCGTCGGACGGCGCAGGCCGACATCGCGCCCGAAGATTGGACGCTTTTAGGCTTCTCCGACGAGCGGCAATCTTTGCGGTTCGTCCTGCTCTGGCTGACGGCTACGGAGGACGAGCTCCCGAGTGCGCAGGAGTCCGTTCAGGAGGCGCTGCTCGATTTCGAACGGCGTACGCCGTCTTGCAAAACCTGGTTTCCGATGAGAGGCGGCGAATACGCCTTGTGGTTCTCGGAAGCCGAGGAGCCCGAGGCGGTCGGGCTGCGCCTGGAACGACTGCTCGGATCGCTGCCGGCCGAAGCAGAAGGCAAGGAGGGGGCGCCGGTCGGGAAGCGTGGCATCGGGCTATCGGCGACGGTGGGCGGCTTGGCCGTGAGCCGAGCGGACGTTTGGGCGCTTCTTGCGGCAGCGTCCTGGTGGCGGGAGGCGGATTTTTACGATGCCGTCTCCGCGCCAAGAATAAAAATAGGCTCGCCTAAACCGCTCTCCGAGCTGGAGCCCGCGCATCGGCGTCATCTGTCCGGCTTGCTCGGCCAGGCCGGGGCGAACGCCGACCGTCTCTTGCGGACGATGCAGGACGAGATCGGGCCGTGGTGCGCCGATCGCCGTTTTCGCCCTGCCGCCCTCAAGCGCTGGCTCGCCGGGTGGACGTCCGAGTGGCTGTCGCGCTCGCGTCCTGGCTCTCCCGATCCGCATGCCGAGCTTGTCGGCGCTTCGGATTGGGGAGAGCTGGAGGCGCGATGGGCCGGTATCGTGCGCGCCGTCCCCGCAGCCGGGCCGCGCCGCGAGATCGTGGAAGCGCGGGCCTGGATCGAGGCGCATCTGCAGGAGCCGATGTCGCTGCCGATCGTCGCTGCGCAAATTGGCCTCGGACCCGAGTATTTCGGCAGGCTGTTCAAGGAAGAGACCGGGGAGTCGGTGCATCAGCTCGTGCTTCGGCTGCGGATGGAGAAGGCGATGAAGCTGCTGCGGGAGACCGACATGAAGGTCTATGAAGTGGCGGAAGCCGTCGGCATTCCGAACTACCGCTACTTCACGTCTACGTTCCGCACCTGGGCGGGGGCTGCGCCGACGGACGTGAAGCGTCTGGGTAGCCGGGCCGAATGA
- a CDS encoding beta-L-arabinofuranosidase domain-containing protein — translation MTANHTAFEALPLGAIKPREWLRDQLRIQADGLTGHLDEHWADVGDDNGWLGGKGESWERGPYYVDGLLPLAYLLEDERLIAKAKRWIEWSLASQREDGSFGPRMKEMASGVDKNHDWWPYMIMLKVMTQYAEATEDTRVIPFMTSFFRYAHKTIEGQPLLEWAEARGMEMLLSIQWLHRKTQDAFLLELAELVAGQTTGWTDVFHDFPFWRKVEQWDLKTHVVNVAMGIKAPAVRFELTGDAREKEAVHRGIDSLMTYHGQAHGMFSGDEWLSGTHPSQGVELCAVVEYMFSMEQLTRVFGEGRFGDILEKVAFNALPAAISGDWTSHQYDQQVNQIMCNVAPRAWSNGADANVFGLEPHFGCCTSNMHQGWPKFVSHLWMTDRAGGLAAVSYAPCAVKAQVGEGRAAAAELEVSGNYPFRDSVAISIKLSEPVAFGLSLRIPAWCANPALTVNGERVELKIENGYATVTRHWESGDRLTLSLPMTVKTAGRNLYAASVERGPLVYALPIQENWQLITKRERFHDWEIYPGSPWKYGLLSGSEFAVETADIAYQPFGAGQSPVRLKTNGQLIRDWKMEGNSAGTPPLHPNAEGQPITELELVPYGSAKLRIGEFPVIGHPLEARRHK, via the coding sequence TTGACAGCAAACCATACGGCATTCGAAGCGCTGCCGCTCGGCGCGATAAAACCCCGCGAGTGGCTCCGCGATCAATTGCGCATTCAAGCGGACGGATTGACCGGCCATCTCGACGAGCATTGGGCGGACGTCGGCGACGACAACGGCTGGCTCGGCGGCAAAGGAGAAAGCTGGGAACGGGGTCCTTACTACGTCGACGGGCTGCTTCCGCTGGCTTACCTGCTCGAGGACGAGCGGCTCATCGCCAAGGCGAAGCGCTGGATCGAATGGTCGCTCGCCAGTCAGCGGGAGGACGGCTCGTTCGGTCCGCGGATGAAGGAAATGGCTAGCGGCGTAGACAAAAATCATGACTGGTGGCCTTATATGATCATGCTCAAGGTCATGACGCAATACGCGGAAGCAACCGAGGATACGCGGGTCATCCCGTTTATGACGTCGTTTTTCCGTTACGCGCACAAGACGATCGAAGGTCAACCCTTGCTGGAGTGGGCGGAGGCCCGCGGCATGGAGATGCTGCTGAGCATCCAGTGGCTGCATCGGAAAACGCAGGACGCCTTTCTTCTCGAACTTGCCGAGCTCGTCGCCGGGCAGACGACAGGATGGACCGATGTGTTCCACGATTTTCCGTTCTGGCGGAAGGTCGAGCAGTGGGATTTGAAGACGCACGTGGTTAACGTCGCGATGGGCATCAAGGCGCCGGCGGTGCGCTTCGAACTTACGGGAGACGCGAGGGAAAAAGAGGCCGTGCACCGCGGCATCGACAGCCTGATGACTTACCACGGGCAGGCCCACGGCATGTTTTCGGGCGACGAGTGGCTGTCCGGTACGCATCCGAGCCAAGGCGTCGAGTTGTGCGCCGTCGTGGAGTATATGTTCTCCATGGAACAGCTGACCCGCGTGTTCGGGGAAGGCCGGTTCGGGGACATTCTGGAGAAGGTTGCGTTTAACGCCCTGCCCGCGGCGATCTCCGGCGATTGGACGTCCCACCAGTACGATCAGCAGGTGAACCAGATTATGTGCAACGTCGCGCCGCGCGCTTGGAGCAACGGGGCAGACGCGAATGTGTTCGGACTTGAGCCGCACTTCGGCTGCTGCACGTCGAATATGCACCAAGGCTGGCCGAAATTCGTCTCGCATCTGTGGATGACAGACCGCGCGGGCGGCCTGGCGGCGGTATCGTACGCGCCTTGCGCGGTGAAAGCGCAGGTAGGTGAGGGGCGCGCCGCCGCAGCGGAGCTCGAGGTTTCCGGCAACTACCCGTTCCGCGACTCGGTCGCAATCTCGATCAAGCTGAGCGAGCCGGTCGCGTTCGGTCTCTCGCTTCGCATTCCCGCCTGGTGCGCGAATCCTGCGCTGACGGTGAACGGCGAACGCGTCGAGCTCAAGATCGAGAACGGCTATGCCACGGTGACGCGTCATTGGGAGAGCGGCGACCGGCTGACGCTGAGCCTGCCGATGACGGTTAAGACCGCGGGGCGCAATTTGTATGCGGCAAGCGTCGAAAGGGGGCCGCTCGTCTACGCGCTGCCGATCCAGGAGAACTGGCAGCTCATTACGAAACGGGAGAGGTTCCACGACTGGGAGATTTACCCCGGTTCTCCTTGGAAATACGGCTTGTTGTCCGGCAGCGAGTTCGCGGTCGAAACGGCCGATATCGCCTATCAGCCGTTCGGCGCCGGCCAATCGCCCGTCCGTCTCAAGACGAATGGACAGCTGATCCGCGATTGGAAGATGGAGGGCAACAGCGCGGGTACGCCGCCGCTGCACCCGAATGCGGAGGGTCAACCGATCACGGAGCTGGAACTTGTTCCTTATGGAAGCGCCAAGCTGAGAATCGGAGAATTTCCAGTGATCGGACACCCGCTGGAAGCAAGGCGCCATAAGTAA
- a CDS encoding helix-turn-helix transcriptional regulator, translating into MFQFISPPLPHFIYCGEDTYPAGGRHSDRSGIGVFDLLLVTRGCLYLAEESAALEIPAGSFALLRPDRAHRSTAPCREETHFYWAHFQTLGSWHETDRALTHAELRPDDELHEIHRFAYYLPRSGKLASPEAAYAWLRRLLSLQADTSSSSQWRQQLVFQELLLRLQEDTTMPERDSYLTIAEEAAAFLRRNYRDAFTYKSMSETLHFHANYVSLCMKRAFGYTPLQYLTRYRVEQAKRLLIDTNEPVGRIAEETGFGSFPYFVRCFARQVGTTPKSFRMRFRQG; encoded by the coding sequence ATGTTCCAATTCATCTCTCCGCCGTTGCCGCACTTTATCTACTGCGGGGAAGACACGTATCCCGCGGGAGGACGGCACTCCGACCGCTCGGGCATCGGCGTATTCGATCTGCTGCTCGTGACGCGCGGGTGTCTCTACTTGGCCGAGGAGTCGGCAGCGCTCGAGATCCCGGCGGGCTCGTTCGCCCTTCTCCGGCCGGACCGCGCGCATCGGTCGACGGCGCCTTGCCGGGAGGAAACCCATTTCTATTGGGCCCACTTCCAGACGCTCGGGAGCTGGCACGAGACGGATCGGGCGCTTACGCACGCCGAGCTTCGCCCGGACGACGAGCTCCACGAGATTCATCGGTTCGCGTATTACTTGCCGCGATCCGGGAAGCTGGCATCGCCGGAAGCCGCATACGCCTGGCTGCGCCGGTTGCTGTCCTTGCAGGCCGATACCTCCTCGTCTTCGCAATGGCGACAGCAGCTCGTCTTCCAGGAGCTGCTGCTGCGCCTGCAAGAAGATACGACGATGCCCGAGCGCGATTCCTACCTGACGATCGCCGAAGAGGCCGCGGCTTTCCTGCGAAGGAATTACCGGGATGCGTTTACGTACAAATCGATGTCGGAGACGCTTCACTTTCATGCCAACTATGTATCCCTCTGCATGAAGCGCGCCTTCGGCTATACGCCGCTCCAGTATTTGACGCGTTATCGCGTCGAACAAGCCAAGCGGCTGCTGATCGATACGAACGAACCCGTCGGCCGCATCGCCGAGGAGACCGGCTTCGGCTCGTTTCCATACTTCGTCCGCTGCTTCGCCAGGCAGGTCGGCACGACGCCCAAGTCCTTTAGGATGCGTTTTCGGCAAGGCTGA
- a CDS encoding YheC/YheD family protein, with product MIRRISSKWAKTIALQRDKQVSGFLPATAKMTGGTLKRMLNRYGMVYVKPVHGSYGNGVMRVEKGRDGYRYQAGRKVARYASFEALYDALRKETRKKAYLVQRGIHLLKHRGNRFDLRVMTQYSPKKRWETTGIIGRAAAKGKIVTNYHNGGTVHSAEALLKPHIRDVDAKLKSLGRLGVHTGRALRKSFPGISEIGLDIAMDKTLKPWILEVNTSPDPYIFLKHPNRAVFRKIRRYQKFYGR from the coding sequence CCGTCGCATATCCAGCAAGTGGGCGAAAACGATCGCGCTTCAACGGGATAAGCAAGTATCGGGCTTTTTGCCTGCCACGGCAAAAATGACCGGCGGAACGTTAAAGCGCATGCTGAACCGCTACGGGATGGTATACGTGAAGCCTGTGCACGGATCTTACGGAAATGGCGTCATGCGCGTTGAGAAGGGCAGAGACGGCTATCGCTACCAGGCGGGACGCAAGGTTGCCCGCTATGCCAGCTTCGAGGCCCTGTACGATGCGCTTCGCAAAGAAACCCGGAAAAAAGCCTATCTGGTTCAGCGGGGCATTCATCTGCTGAAGCATCGCGGCAACCGGTTCGATCTGCGCGTGATGACCCAATATTCGCCGAAGAAACGGTGGGAAACGACAGGCATCATCGGAAGAGCGGCCGCCAAAGGCAAGATCGTGACGAACTATCACAACGGAGGAACCGTACATTCCGCAGAGGCGCTGCTAAAACCCCATATCAGGGACGTAGACGCCAAGCTGAAGTCGTTGGGAAGGCTTGGCGTGCATACCGGGCGGGCGCTCCGAAAATCATTCCCGGGCATTTCGGAGATCGGGCTGGATATCGCAATGGATAAAACGCTGAAGCCTTGGATTCTCGAGGTCAATACGAGCCCTGACCCTTATATTTTCCTCAAGCATCCCAATCGGGCGGTCTTCAGGAAAATCCGGCGTTATCAGAAGTTTTACGGGAGATAA